In the genome of Raphanus sativus cultivar WK10039 chromosome 4, ASM80110v3, whole genome shotgun sequence, one region contains:
- the LOC108851952 gene encoding BTB/POZ domain-containing protein NPY4: MKFMKLGSKPDTVQSKGDNVRYVATELETELIITIGNIKFYLQKFPLLSKSGYLQKLIATSRNDEKKNQVDEIDISEIPGGSVAFEVCVKFCYGITVTLNAYNVFAARCAAEFLEMNETFEKSNLVYKIDVFLNSTIFRSWKDSIIVFQTTRDLSPNYSNEFIHKLVKRCLDSIAYTASIDTSKVEWSYTYNRKKKLDEKAVPKDWWVEDLCELHIDLYKQAIEAIKTRGKVPVEVIGEALHAYARRRIGGFSKGSVRDIDKSLTESIIELLPDKKGSVSSSFLSKLLRALMFLGCEETVKERVKKRVSEQLEETTVNDILMFDIDMVQSLVKEFMERDPKTHSKASVAKLADGYLAEKSRDPNLLLQSFLSLAETVSSFPRQSHDGLYRAIDMFLKEHQGICKSEKKRVCGLMDCRKLSAEACEHAVQNERLPMRVIVQVLFFEQIRANGSSTGYSTPELTTTTLNTEDDEWDHEKEY, translated from the exons ATGAAGTTTATGAAACTTGGATCCAAACCTGATACGGTTCAGTCAAAAGGAGACAATGTTAG GTATGTAGCAACTGAGTTAGAAACAGAGCTCATCATCACCATCGGCAATATCAAGTTTTATTTGCAAAAG TTTCCACTGCTTTCCAAAAGTGGATATCTCCAAAAACTCATAGCAACATCAAGAAATGATGAGAAGAAGAACCAAGTTGATGAGATTGACATATCAGAGATTCCTGGTGGCTCTGTTGCTTTTGAGGTTTGTGTCAAGTTCTGCTACGGCATCACGGTGACCTTAAACGCTTACAACGTGTTTGCAGCTCGTTGCGCAGCTGAGTTCTTGGAGATGAATGAAACGTTTGAGAAAAGCAATCTTGTTTACAAGATCGATGTGTTCTTGAACTCGACTATCTTCCGTAGCTGGAAAGATTCCATCATTGTCTTCCAGACCACAAGGGATCTCTCCCCTAACTACTCTAATGAGTTTATCCACAAGCTTGTCAAGCGTTGTCTCGACTCCATCGCTTACACAGCTTCCATAGACACCTCAAAAGTCGAGTGGTCTTACACTTACAAcaggaagaagaagcttgatgaGAAAGCTGTTCCAAAAGACTGGTGGGTGGAAGATCTATGTGAGCTTCATATTGATTTGTATAAACAAGCCATCGAAGCTATCAAGACGAGAGGGAAAGTGCCTGTTGAAGTCATTGGAGAAGCGTTACATGCTTATGCAAGAAGAAGAATAGGTGGTTTCAGCAAAGGCTCAGTGAGAGACATTGACAAATCTTTGACTGAATCCATCATAGAGCTTCTCCCTGATAAGAAAGGAAGTGTTTCTTCAAGTTTCTTGAGTAAGCTGCTTCGAGCGTTGATGTTTCTTGGATGCGAAGAAACCGTGAAAGAGAGGGTAAAGAAGCGGGTCAGCGAGCAGCTTGAAGAGACAACAGTGAATGATATCTTAATGTTTGATATAGATATGGTGCAGAGCCTAGTCAAGGAGTTTATGGAGCGTGATCCGAAAACTCACTCAAAAGCATCTGTTGCAAAGCTCGCTGATGGATACTTAGCTGAGAAATCAAGAGACCCTAATCTCCTACTCCAGAGCTTCCTCTCTCTCGCTGAAACGGTTTCTAGCTTCCCAAGACAGTCTCATGATGGCTTATACCGCGCCATCGACATGTTTCTCAAG GAACATCAAGGGATTTGCAAAAGCGAGAAGAAGAGAGTTTGCGGGTTAATGGATTGTAGGAAACTATCAGCTGAAGCGTGTGAACATGCAGTGCAGAATGAGCGTTTGCCAATGCGGGTGATTGTACAAGTTCTGTTTTTCGAACAGATTAGAGCCAATGGTTCATCAACAGGATACAGCACTCCTGAGCTCACCACAACAACTCTGAACACCGAGGATGACGAATGGGACCACGAGAAAGAGTACTGA
- the LOC108851953 gene encoding probable N-acetyltransferase HLS1-like, with product MTTVVEVREYDPSKDLATVEDVERRCEVGPTGKLSLFTDLLGDPICRVRHSPSYLMLVAEIATEDNKELVGMIRGCIKTVTCGSKTLDVTTKPLYTKLAYVLGLRVSPTHRRLGIGFQLVKEIEKWFNQNGAEYSYIATENDNQASVNLFTGKCGYTKFRTPSILVNPVYAHRVNISNQVTVLKLEPSDAESLYRLHFSTTEFFPRDIDSVLNNKLSLGTFIAVPRDSCYGSGFGSWPGSAKFLEYPPDSWAVLSVWNCKDSFRLEVRGASRLRRVLAKTTRVVDKTLPFLKIPSIPAIFQPFGLHFMYGIGGEGPCVKKMVKALCGHAHNLAKEGGCGVVAAEVAVGEPVRRGIPHWKVLSCDEDLWCIKRLGEDYSDGSVGDWTKSPPGNSIFVDPREF from the exons ATGACGACGGTTGTGGAGGTTAGAGAATACGACCCAAGCAAGGACTTAGCCACCGTGGAAGACGTTGAAAGGCGGTGCGAAGTTGGTCCGACCGGAAAGCTCTCTCTCTTCACCGATCTCTTAGGTGACCCGATCTGCCGTGTCCGACATTCACCTTCTTACCTCATGCTG GTGGCTGAGATTGCTACCGAGGATAACAAAGAGTTAGTTGGAATGATTCGAGGATGTATCAAAACAGTTACATGTGGTAGCAAAACACTCGATGTTACTACCAAACCACTGTACACTAAACTCGCATACGTTTTGGGCCTCCGCGTTTCTCCTACTCACAG GAGGCTTGGAATAGGCTTTCAGCTCGTGAAGGAGATAGAGAAATGGTTTAATCAAAACGGTGCAGAATATTCCTACATTGCTACTGAAAACGACAATCAGGCTTCGGTTAATCTTTTCACCGGAAAATGTGGTTACACTAAGTTTCGTACCCCGTCCATTTTGGTTAACCCAGTTTACGCACACCGGGTCAACATTTCTAATCAGGTTACGGTTCTCAAGCTTGAACCGTCGGATGCTGAATCACTTTACCGGCTACACTTTAGCACAACCGAGTTTTTTCCACGAGACATCGACTCTGTTCTTAACAACAAACTCTCGCTTGGAACATTCATTGCTGTTCCACGTGACAGCTGTTACGGGTCCGGGTTCGGGTCGTGGCCCGGTTCAGCTAAATTTCTGGAGTACCCACCTGATTCTTGGGCGGTTTTAAGCGTGTGGAACTGTAAAGACTCGTTTAGGTTAGAAGTTCGTGGTGCATCAAGACTACGACGCGTGTTGGCCAAAACAACGCGTGTGGTTGATAAAACGctaccgtttttgaaaattccgTCTATTCCAGCGATTTTTCAGCCATTTGGACTTCATTTTATGTATGGCATTGGTGGTGAAGGACCATGCGTGAAGAAAATGGTGAAAGCTTTGTGCGGTCACGCGCATAACCTGGCTAAAGAAGGAGGATGTGGTGTTGTGGCAGCGGAAGTGGCCGTAGGAGAGCCGGTCCGGAGAGGGATACCACATTGGAAGGTTCTATCGTGTGATGAAGACTTGTGGTGTATTAAACGGCTTGGAGAAGATTATAGTGACGGCTCTGTTGGTGACTGGACTAAATCGCCACCTGGCAATTCCATTTTTGTTGACCCTAGAGAATTTTGA